The nucleotide sequence AGAGTCATCGACAGCAATTCCTAAAACAATTGATGCGATAACGGCACTTCCAATATCAAGAGGGCGACCAGTCAACTTTAAGATAAGTCCTGTTGCAAGAACTGGAATTAGATTTGGAATAAGTCCTACGATGCCAATCGTAATAGATTTTAAAAATATACTTAGAATAACTGAAATAATAACGAGGGCCATGGAAAGTGAGATAATAAATGAATGAACGACTTTCTCATTGATTGACTGCCACAAGTATCTTTTTCCAGTTACTGCAAGATTTAAATCAAAATCCTTCGCAAGAACATTAATTTCTCTGATCATTTTCATTGTTGATTTTGAATCTTGATTCTTCATTAAAGCACTTAAACGCAGCTTACTTCCTTCAATGTTAAGCTTGTCATTTAAAGATTCACCCTCTGGTATACTTAGATTATAAAGAAAGAGATATTGAGATATTTCTTCATTTGTGTCCGGTAATTTTCGATATTCCAATTTGTTGGCATGAAGCACTTGGTTCATTCGTTTTACAATGTCGACAACTGATACTGTTTTTGTAATGTCTGGAAATTCTGATCTTAACTTCTCAGAGAATGCATCAATTCTTTTTAAAAATTCATGATTTTTAACGCCATTTTCAACCCCTGTGTCAACGGTCATCTCTAAAGAGAAGATTCCTCCAACATTATTTTCGACATATTCAAGATCTGAGGCCACATGATATTTTTCACTGAAGTATTTTAATGGATCTGAATTTACATCAAGTTGAGTTGCCATATAAACTGAAAAAATAGAAAAAACTGCAAATGAGAAGTAGACCACATGCTTGTATGTGATCAAGTGATTCACGAACTTCTTATAATCAATTGGAAAGCTTACTTCTTTCAATTTACTGTTTTTCTGGTTCTTGAAAAATAGAATAATCATCGGTGCTAAAAAGAGGTATGTGTAAAACCAAGCTACAACGGTACCTATTCCTGCAATCGCTCCAAGATCATTAATATTTTTTATGTCAGCACTCATGAAGCTAAAAAAACCAAACATTGTTGTTAATGTTGTGATTATTGTTGGAAGAAAATTCTTTTTAAGCGCCTTTGACATCGTTACATCACTTTTGATACCTGCCTTATTAAAGAGGTAGAAGGTAGATACAATGTGAATAGCGTCGGCTAGACCTATGGCCATGATAAATTCAGGTGCAATTGCAGTGAGATTATGAATAGGAATTTCTAGGTACCCACAAAATGACATCATCGTAATAATAGTCAATATAATCGTAAACATTGAGAGTGCGACAATCTTGATACTTCTAAACTGAAAGAAGATAAAGCAAATCATGATCGCTAGCAGTAATGGAAAAAGGACTTTCAAGTCATCAACTGCTGAGTCTTTAAAAACAGATGTAATAACAGAGTTTCCAGTAAGTTTTATCGTTATACCTTTTGGAGGAGGGTTACTTTCAAGTAGCCCATTCAATTCTCCAACTGTCTGCTTTGAATGTATCTCTTCACCAGGGAGGGCTCGAACTTTAACATAGATAAGTGCAACTTTCTTAGTTGGCCCAATAAACCTCATCATAATATCTTGGTCATTAGCTCTTTCTTTCAATTGAGCAATCGTCTGAGCATTAACTTCTACGTCAATATCCAGCATTGGGCTAATGTTGATTTCATCATCAGTTGAGTCAACCCAGTTATGAGAGGTGAGAGACTCGGCCTTGGCACTGTGGGGAAGTAGGCCCGCCTTTAGTGTGAGTGTTCTTATATATTCGAGTGTCTCTTTGTTAAAAATACCGTCTTCATTAGTAACAACTATTACTGTAGATTCACTGCTTCCAAATTCTTTTTCAAATAAATCGATCTGATGGAGTAAAGGGTCATCCTCTTGAAACCATACTCGATAACTGAAATTCGTCTTCGCACTCATTAATCCAGGAATTGATAAGAGAACACAGAATAACGAGATGAGAACTGTTAGTTTTGGTTTAAGGCAGATAAAGTTTATTAGTTTATTCATTCATTACCGCTTTTGGTGAGAGAAGTTCTTTTGAACTTATAGCAAAAATTCTAAAAATATTTATTACTGCGTAAATTAGTGCGCAAGAGACTAGGAGCTCTTTTGTATTAACTTTGTCTCCAAGGATTGAGATAATTGCAGAAGCTGAAATATTTGTAAGTGTAAAGATAAAGTCGAGCAGGGCATTTGTTCGCGATATGTATCCTTTAGCAACGTAGTGTGAAAGATAGCTGAATTGAGAAGGGACTCGTATAAAAAATAATACTCCCCAAAAATAGAAAACAGTTTGTGAGACGTGATAACTGATTCCAAGGGCCCAGACTAGAAGAAAGATCGGCTCAATGAAGCTTGTAAAGTACAGAACTTTTCCAAGTCCAAATTTAGAAATTACTTTCTTGTTTAAGAGTGCTCCAGTTAGCCCACCTAGTCCAAAGATTAACATGGCGACACCATATTCCTTTTCTCCTTTACCAAGTACATCGTGCATAAATGGAAGAATGAGTGGAATGACGATACCGGAAAAGATACCAACTAGTGCATGGCGCTCATAAAGACCTCTAAGATCAAATCTTTTTCTTACATAGGAAATTCCATCTTGAATGTCTTTGATGAAAGAGTGGTGCTCGAATTTTTTAAAATGATCAATTTTTATTAGCATAAATAAAGCTGGAGCAATGATAAATGTAGATATATCAAAGTAGACGAGATTATCAATTGATTTGAAATAACTGTAACCCCAAGTTCCGATTAGCGGACCTAGAATATGAACGAGAGCATAACTTGCGCTAAATATATTATTGGCCTTTGCCACATTCTCGACAGGGATTATGTCATTAATAAATGCTCTTTTACATGGTGTTGAAATCCCAGCAAAGATTGTTTTGAGTCCATGAGTCAGCAGAAGTGCCCAAATATTATTTGTGAGTAAGAAAACTATAGAGAGGGGAATTCTAATGACCTCACAAAGCGTTAGAAGATTTCTGCGATTACTTCTCTCTCCAACAGGTCCTGCTGTAATATTTCCAAGTAGCATTCCTGTCACAAAGAATAACTGTGTGAGGCCCATAAAAGATTTATTATGCCCAGAGATGTCATAAATATAGGCCATGAATGCAAAGTTAAATGCATAGGAGCCAAGTGCTGAAATGACTGTGGCCACCATTAAAAAGGTGAAATTCATTTGATAATTTTTCATAGCTAAATTATGACCCAGCTTTGCTCTCTAGGCCAAGCGGCAACACTTTACAGCTATAATTATTTATGGAATTTGAGATGAATTAAAGACAGTAGTGGCCGGCGACTCCGGCCTTCAGAGTGGGATGATAAATTAGATAATACCTAACTTCTCATTAACTTCAGCTTGCGAAAATTCCCCTCTGCTTACTGCAGACTGAACAACCATAAGCGCTTTTTGGTATTCTAGTCTTTCACCTGCATTAACAAGAGATAGATCGATATGTTTTTGGTTTTCAATTGTTGAGTATTTTACTGCGTTTCTTAGTAACTGAATCGCTTCATCAAATGATTTAACATTAGACATGGTAGTTCTCCTTCAAATTCTTTTAGCTATTTTAAACGAGGAAAGAAAGTTTGACCATCATTTCTTAAATTAATAACTCGGCATGTCTAAAAAAAAATTGGCCAAATACATGACAACACATATTTTTTTACGTTAAACTATTTTGGTTTGGTATTTTAATACACATATAAGAGACAAACTACTACTAAAGGATTGGTATTATGGTTAAATGGATTTTGTTAATTTCAGCACTTTTCTCAGGGAATGTTATGGCCCAAGAGAATTTCCAAGTTATCGTTAACGATATCTTCGGAGCAATCAATGGAGCATATGCACCATTTCTATTTTGGGAAGTTCCCTTTATTAAGCTTCCACTTATTTTATTCATTATGGTTTCAGGTGGTATCTTCTTCACGTTTAGATATGGCTTTGTAAACATTAGACTCTTTAAACACGGAATAGATGTTGTTCGTGGAAAATATGACGATCCTGAACATGAGGGAGATATTTCTCATTTCCAGGCCCTTACTTCTGCGCTCTCTGCTACTGTTGGTCTTGGTAATATTGCCGGTGTTGCTGTTGCAATTGGTGCCGGTGGTCCAGGTGCAGTGTTTTGGCTATGGGTTGTCGCTTTCTTTGGAATGTCGATGAAGTTCAGCTCTTGTACATTCGCACAATTTTATAGAATTAAAGACTCTAATGGAAATATTCTTGGTGGACCAATGGTTTACCTGACAGAAGGTTTAAAGGAGAGAGGTTTCTCAAAACTAGCTAAAGTTTTTGGTATCTTCTTTTCTTTCGCTACAATTCTTGCATCATTTGGAGGAGGGAACCTTTTTCAAGCAAACCAAACTTTTGAAATTATCAAGTCTCAATATCCTGGAGCGAATCCATGGGTTGTTGGAGTTACTCTTGCCTTCCTTGCTGGAGTCGTTCTCATTGGTGGTATCAAAAGAATCGGTGAAGTAACTTCTAAGCTTGTTCCACTTATGTGTGGTTTCTTCGTTATTAGTTGTCTAGCAATTATTTTTTCAAATATTTCTATGGTTCCAGAAATGTTTGTTTCAATCTTTAGAGAAGCCTTTTCTCCAGATGCTATTTATGGTGGTTTTCTTGGTGTACTTATTCAAGGTGTAAAGCGTGCTTCATTTTCAAATGAAGCGGGGCTTGGATCGGCAGCGATTGCTCATGCAGCTGCAAAAACAGATGAGCCAGTAAGAGAAGGTGTTGTTGCTATGCTTGGTCCAGTTATTGACACGCATATCGTTTGTACAATGACTGCTCTTACAATTCTAATTACTGGTGCTCACTTACAACCAGAGCTAGTAGGTAAGGGAGTTGAGATTACTTCATACGCATTTGGAACACTTGGTTCTTTTATGCCAAAACTTCTTTTAGTAGCAATTTGCGTATTTGCTTATTCAACAGTTATTTCGTGGTCATACTATGGAGAGAGAGCAACAGAGTACCTTTTTGGGAAAACTCTTGGACACAATGCTATTCGAATCTATAGATTATGTTATGTATTCATCATTATTCTTGGGCCGGTATTAAGTATTGGTAACGTTGTTGATTTTGCAGACCTTATGCTTCTTTCAATGGCATTCCCGAATATTCTTGGTATGATATATTTAAGTAAGTTAGTTAAAGATAAGACTGATGATTACTTTAAGAGATATAAATCAGGTTCAATGAAAATTTATAAATAAAAAGGTGGGCCCAAGAAATTGGGCCTTTTTTATATGCTAGAACAAATTAAAATAATTTTTGAAAATCATGACTTTCTAGTGATCTCTAAGCCAGCCGAACTTAGCTATCATGGGGATGGGCTACATGAGTTTCTGCGTAAGCAAACGAATGGTGATATTTTTGGTGTCCATCGTCTCGACAAGGTTACTTCTGGGATTTTGATTTTTGCAAAAAACTCTGAGATGGCCGCAGTTCTTTCAAAGAAATTTGAAAGTAAGGAGATGAAAAAAATCTATATCGCAATGTCAGATAAGAGACCTTCAAAAAAACAGGGTCTAATCAGAGGTGATATGGAAAAAAGTCGTGATGGTAGTTATAAACTAACTAGAACCTTATATAATCCTGCGATCACAAAGTTTGAGACTAGACAGGCCCAGCAAGATGGGCTGAGAATGTTCATTCTTTACCCTCAAACGGGAAGAACTCATCAGCTTCGAGTCGCGATGAAGTCCTTAGGTAGCCCAATTCTGGGTGATAAACGCTATGGAGGTAGTGATAGTGACCGAACATATCTTCATGCTTTTGAACTTTCATTTGAACTAAACGGAGAGGAGTTCTCATTTAAAGTACTACCTACTGGGAAGCACTGGCCTTCTGATTTATAAGATCATTTGTTTCAAGGAAATCCCAGATTGGTGCCGCAGCATCAATGTCATTATAGATTTGTAGGATTTTCCCTTGGGCAAAAACCTTTCTTTCACTAAGAAAGCGATCAAGTGAACCTTGCTTTCCTATTTCGATCTTAGGAGGAAGAAGTCTTGCACTTCCTTTTCTCATGTAGGAATAATTTAGTGCTTTTGACGCTAATGTTGCTTCAAGTTTATCAAGAAATCTGTTTGCATCAACTTCGTTATGGGAAAATTCAAAGTACCATCGATAACCTTTTTTCTGTGATTCGTTTTCATATGCACTTAAAAAGAAATTAGAGACCTGTAAGGACTCTTCCTTGGCAACCAGATCAATAATTTTGTGAATATCTTCTAGTTTAATTCTTTCCGCACCACCAATTGTGACATCCTCTTTTTCTCTTCCAAGTATTCTTATGATTGGAGGATTATGCTCTAGAAGCTCAATCGCATCACCAACGTTGTAATTAATGAGACCGGCATAAGTAGTGAAAAGAATGCGATAGCGCTTTCCTTTTTCTAATTCAGTAATTGTAAGCTTTGGAGAGTCTAGAGAACTCCCTACTTCTTGAAAGAGAAAAACAGACATGTCCAGATCGACTAAAAGCTTTCCTTCTTCCTTATATTGAAATGCAACTGCAGACTCCGTTGCAGAGTAGACTTCGAAAGTTGGAATATCTCCGATAATTTCTTTAATACGTTGACGGTAATTTCTAAGAGGAGAACCTGACCAGATATAAATTTTGAAGTTCTTCCAAATATCTGTGATTCTTTCCTTATCTCCAAGCATTGCTTCAAGAATGGGAATTGCAAATGATGGCGGAGAACTAAAACCATGTATGTCTTTATGAAGAACTTCTTCTTTAATTCTACTTATCTTCTCATTTGTGTCACTTATTTTTAATATATCAATTGACGGATAAACTCCCTTGCGTGAAAAGCTTGGTGCCAATTTTGTCATGATTCCTGTGGCCATGCCAATTGTCACACCATCATTTTCTTCAGTGACAAGAGTTGCTGGATTCACGAGTAGGCCTTTATCTAGAATGTTGAAGTCATTAATATACTCACAACTATGGGCCGCTGTTTTTAGCTGAAAATTTTGAAATGATTTAATTAACTTTTTTGGGTAGGGAATATACTTGTGTGCACCCGTTGAACCACCTGTTTGGGCGATATATTTAATTTTGTCTCGGGTTATAATTCCTGGCCGATTATTCTTTTTAATTTCATCAATAAATGGTTTTAAAATCGTGGCGTCCGTAACCGGAAATCTTTTTAAATCTTCGAGACTCTTGATTTTGTCGAGCCTAAACTCTTTTTCAAAAAGAGTTCCTTTGAAGTAGGAGAAAATATCTTTACAAAGTTTTTCTTGAACTTGAAGAGGCCTTTGTGTGAAGGCCTCTATTCTTTTATTCTTTTTCTTGTTTATGTATTTTAAATACCAAGATTTGATACTCATTTATTCGATCTTTCCCATGCCTCTTGTATGCAAGCCGCGATTTTCTCTTTCCCATCAGGCATTTTTGCACATTTAAGGGGAGAAGATGGTCTCTTTGGAGAGTAAGCAAAATTTATCATATAAGTACCAGTCTCAAAATCATATGATGGTATAATGATAAATCCACCATTGCTGTCATCATTCTTATGCATACGGTACACGATTTTTGTCACAAGGTGACCAACCACTGCTCCAGCAAGAACATCTGTTGCCCAGTGTTTCTTATCATGCATTCTAGCATAAGCCGTCATTGATGCAACTCCGTAGGCAACATATGGAACCCATGCATGATCTTCTTTATAGACTTCAGAGATAACAGTTGCGAGAGAAAATGCTCCCGATGTATGCCCTGAGAAAAATGAGTTATTTCCCTCATATCCAAATTTATATGGACCGGCTTCTTGGTTTGGTCTCTTTCTGTCAAAACTCTTCTTGAAACCTTCTGTAACAAGTTGTGTTGCAAGTCCAGCTGTAACAGTGATAAGTCCAACATCCTTCATTTTCCCATCTTTAAATACAACCCCTAGAAAGTAAGAGCCAAGTGCAATTGGTGGAATTAATTCTTTACCAAACAAGTTTGCTACATCAGCAATTTCTTGTGTTTTTTCTGTTTTAGTATCTTGGATATAATCCATGATTTCTTGATCATTATGAAAAGCTACTAAACCTAAGCTTGTAGTTGCTGCTAGCATAAGCAGTTCAGAGTTTGAAAGACCAAGTGGAATGAAATATTTCTTTCCTGTTTTATCATTTGACTGATCGACCATGTCTCTAAGAGTTGAAGATTCAATATATCTCCCTCGAATGTCACTTAGTGAGAGAACTTGTTTTTTTCCGGTTACAACATCTTGTGCTTCTACTTGTTCTTCTGTACAGCCTTCAATTGTATTTTTACACGCGAAGAGATCATCTAACATTCGTTTGCTGCTAGATCTAAAATCAATTGAATTTTCGTCAACAGTTACACATCCTTCTAGTCTCCATTCGCACTTCTGTTCGAGATAGTTACTAGATGAGCTCGAAAAAAAGAAATCGTCTGTTGCATTCGAATTTAATGGGCCAAGAACACTTGCAAATAGCATTAGTGATAGGCCTATAGATTTCTTCATGCGTCTCTCCTCGTTAAATTATTTTGATTTAATTTATAGTGAATTTGTTCATGTCGCAATGCATCATGTAAAAATAACAAATAATTTTTCTTAACAGATCTCAATAAATTAAGAAGGTTACGATTTTTTTTCTTTTCTTTAAACTTAGTTAGATTTTGTAACTAGTTAATATAGCGAATGATCAATAATTCTCAGATAAAAGCTTAAATATATATTAACCATTGTTTTGTTGAGAATAAGAAAAAATAAGCGATCATATATTTAAGAAAATGCTCAAGGAGATTAGCATGAAAAAAGAATTACAAGTAAGTTTAGAACAATTAACAAAATATCGATCACTCATTGATACTGAAAGTCTTTTCGATGGGGAGTCTCTTTACGTAAATAAAGGGCTTGATAATAAAATTTCAATTTATAGTACAGATGGTAGTGAGTTAATGCTTTTTGAAAACGCAGCAGAGTTTGAATTACATGTTGGTGTCGAATTTGAAAGTATTGGAGACTATCAATTGGTTTATCACCAAAGTGAAGAAGGGCAGCAGATTTCACTGCTGCCAGTTATGATCTCACCAAACTTTGCGAGACTTGATTCATAGATTTAATAAAGAAGACTATCTTTTCTAATTTTTAAAAAGTCAGCACTTCCATTTATTTCTATGTTTCTTAATTTATCCATCGTTTGATTATTTTCAACCCAAAGGCGAATGGAGTCACTTCCGTTGATTAAGTCAATTGGAAGTTTTTCATATTCATATTCATAGGCCTTCTTAGACCATTCGAACTTATCTTTTAGGTGGTGATATAATTCACGACAAAGAAATTGTCCTAGTTGCCAAGAGCGAAACTCCAATGGATTTGTGACGTGGATATGAATTCCTCCACAGGCCGTTCCTGCGTGTTTTTGGAATGTTGGCATAAACACAGTAGGTCTTAACTTGAACCCTTCAAAATCCATTTCTTCGAGTTTAGGAGCAATCTCTTCGTAGAAGCTATAAGGTTCAATTGCTGGATGTCCGATCACTTCTAAACTTCTCGTTGTTCCTCGTCCTTCTGAAATATTCGTTCCTTCATAAAGAACAGTCCCACAAAATGTGATTGCTCCATCCGCTGTTGGAAGGTTTGGAGATGGGTTTAACCAGTGAAGTCCAGTGTCTTTCCAAAACATTGATCGCTTCCAGTTATCCATTGTGACAACGTGAAGATCAATGTCGAGCTGGAACTTATTTTTAGCGAAGTTTGCTACTTCTCCCATTGTCATACCGTGACGTTGAGGAATCTCCATGCAGCCCACAAATGATTCGTAGTTCTTATCAAGAACATTACCTTCAATCAATTCTCCACCCACTGGGTTTGGGCGATCAAGGATGATAACTCTAATTCCTTTGGGTCCACATTTTTTGAGGATGTATGTCATGGTTGTAATATAGGTATAAACGCGTGTTCCTACATCTTGTAGATCAATAACAAATGTATCAACACCTTCAAGCATTTTATCTGTTGGTTCACGCGTCTCACTATAAAGTGAGTACACCGGGAGTTTGAAGTAGGGATGTGTGTAGTGATCAGTTTCAATCATATTATCTTGAACATCACTCACAAAGCCATGTTGTGGGCCGAAGAGTTTTACAAATCTGTTCCCAAAGATTTCTTTAAAAATTTGAACAGAAGAATTAAGCTCTTGGTCAACGCTTGCAGAGTGGCATAAGAGAGCAATATTGCCCTTAAATAATGATTGTATATTCTTGTCTGATTTTAGTTTTTCTATAGCTATTTTTGTCATTAAAATATTTTGAAGTATTTAATTTTAGAAGTAAAGATTATTCAAAGTTTGATCTGCGTCAACGGGATTTGATGGTGGCCATTTCTTAATCAATTTCGCTATAATTAAGTTATCACACACGGAGAATTTACATGAAGCAATACCACGATTTAATGAAACATGTTTTAGAAAACGGTCAAACAAAAGAAGATCGTACAGGGACTGGAACTTATTCAGTTTTTGGGTATCAAGCAAGATATAACCTTGAAGAAGGATTTCCTCTTGTGACAACTAAGAAGTGTCATCTTCGTTCAATCATTCATGAACTTCTGTGGTTTATTAATGGCGATACAAATATTAAATACCTTAAAGATAATAAAGTTAGTATCTGGGATGAGTGGGCCGATGAAAATGGTGATCTTGGTCCTGTGTATGGTTACCAGTGGAGACATTGGAAACGCCCAGATGGTTCTGAGGTTGATCAAGTCGCAAAACTCGTGGAAGGATTAAAAAATAATCCGGATTCTCGTCGTCACATTTTAACAGCATGGAACCCTGCTGATGTCGATGATATGGCACTTCCTCCATGTCATGCTTTCGTTCAATTCTATGTTAGTGGAGATAAGAAACTTTCTTGTCAACTTTATCAAAGAAGTGCTGATATTTTCTTGGGGGTTCCATTTAATATTGCTTCTTATGCTTTATTTACAATGATGTTGGCCCAAGTCTGTGATCTTGGTCTTGGTGACTTTGTTCACACTATGGGAGACGCACATCTTTACTCAAATCACATTGATCAAGCGAAACTTCAATTATCTCGTAAACCATTTCCTCTGCCACAGATGAAGATTAACCCGGAAGTTAAATCAATCTTTGATTTTAAATTTGAAGATTTTGAACTTGTTGGTTATGAGGCCCATCCACATATCAAGGCCGAGGTTGCAGTTTAATGCTTCTTTCAATGATTGCAGCTTACGGCAAAAACCGTGAGCTTGGACTCGATAATAAGCTTCTTTGGCACCTGCCTGCTGATATGAAGAACTTTGTTCGACTAACAAAGGGTAAGGCCATTGTTGTAGGAAGAAAAACATTTGAATCATTCAAAGGACCTCTTCCAAAACGCATTAATATTATTTTAACAACAAATAAGTCTTACCATTATGAGCATGAGAATGTTCGTATCGTTCACTCTGTTGAAGAATGTTTAAAACTAATTGAAGAACTCAAGCTTGAGGAGACTGTAATTTGTGGCGGAGCAGAGATTTATAAGATCTTCTTACCACTAATTAAACGTTTTTACCTTTCGATTGTAGATTGGGAAGGCAAGGCCGATACTTTCTTTCCTGAGTTTGATATGAGTGACTTTAAAATTCTTGAAGAAGTGAATCATGCAAAAGATGAAGAAAACCTCGCATGGAGGTTTCTTGATCTTGAAAAAGTTTAGAGAAGTTCAATTCCAAACTCAGTCAGGGCCTTTGATAGACTAATGAGTGGAAGGCCAATGATTGCTGAGTGATCAGGGCAATCAATCTTATCAAAGAGTGCAATCCCAAGTGTTTCTAATTTATAAGAGCCACAACTATGAAGGGGTTGATCGCGTTTTACATAATTTGTTATTTGTTTCTGGGTAAGAGCTTTCATTGTCATGGAACTTACAACGCTCTCTACGATCTGCTTGTCCTTGGATACAAGTGCATAGCTGGTGATTAGCTTATGGGTTTTTCCTTGTAGTTTAGAAAGTTGTTCGATGGCCTTCTCTTCAGTTTTTGGCTTAGAAAATATTTGACCTTCGAAGTCTAGAACTTGATCTGCGCCAATGATAATGGCATCTGGATATTGTTGAAGAATGACCTGAGCTTTAGCAAGACTGAGCTCTCTTGAGATTTCATACGGTGAGTGATCAGAGTTTTTAATTTTATCTTCATCAAGCTCAGGTGATACAGAATCAAAGGTAATACCAAATTGTTTTAGTTGGTTTTGTCTAAATATTGATGAACTTCCTAATATTAGTTTCATAATTTCTCCTTGAATCTTAATTATTACCTGATTTTTGGCGATAAATAAAGAAAGGAGATACCTATGTCTAAAACTGAATTTCCATATTTACACGGTTTTGATACCACTGAACAAAATAGGCTTAGAAAGCAGGCCGAGTTTACAGAACATACGGTTTATAAAGACATTAACTTATCACAAGTAAAAAAATTAATTGAGGTTGGCTCTGGAGTAGGTGCCCAAACGGAAATTCTTCTAAGACGTTTTCCTAAAATTAATATTGATTGTATTGATCTTTCAACAAACCAACTCGAGGCCGCAGAGCAATCTCTTGCCAAGTGCGCCTACGCCAAGGATCG is from Bacteriovorax sp. Seq25_V and encodes:
- a CDS encoding exo-beta-N-acetylmuramidase NamZ domain-containing protein, coding for MTKIAIEKLKSDKNIQSLFKGNIALLCHSASVDQELNSSVQIFKEIFGNRFVKLFGPQHGFVSDVQDNMIETDHYTHPYFKLPVYSLYSETREPTDKMLEGVDTFVIDLQDVGTRVYTYITTMTYILKKCGPKGIRVIILDRPNPVGGELIEGNVLDKNYESFVGCMEIPQRHGMTMGEVANFAKNKFQLDIDLHVVTMDNWKRSMFWKDTGLHWLNPSPNLPTADGAITFCGTVLYEGTNISEGRGTTRSLEVIGHPAIEPYSFYEEIAPKLEEMDFEGFKLRPTVFMPTFQKHAGTACGGIHIHVTNPLEFRSWQLGQFLCRELYHHLKDKFEWSKKAYEYEYEKLPIDLINGSDSIRLWVENNQTMDKLRNIEINGSADFLKIRKDSLLY
- a CDS encoding thymidylate synthase, with product MKQYHDLMKHVLENGQTKEDRTGTGTYSVFGYQARYNLEEGFPLVTTKKCHLRSIIHELLWFINGDTNIKYLKDNKVSIWDEWADENGDLGPVYGYQWRHWKRPDGSEVDQVAKLVEGLKNNPDSRRHILTAWNPADVDDMALPPCHAFVQFYVSGDKKLSCQLYQRSADIFLGVPFNIASYALFTMMLAQVCDLGLGDFVHTMGDAHLYSNHIDQAKLQLSRKPFPLPQMKINPEVKSIFDFKFEDFELVGYEAHPHIKAEVAV
- a CDS encoding dihydrofolate reductase, which produces MLLSMIAAYGKNRELGLDNKLLWHLPADMKNFVRLTKGKAIVVGRKTFESFKGPLPKRINIILTTNKSYHYEHENVRIVHSVEECLKLIEELKLEETVICGGAEIYKIFLPLIKRFYLSIVDWEGKADTFFPEFDMSDFKILEEVNHAKDEENLAWRFLDLEKV
- a CDS encoding nucleoside triphosphate pyrophosphatase, which gives rise to MKLILGSSSIFRQNQLKQFGITFDSVSPELDEDKIKNSDHSPYEISRELSLAKAQVILQQYPDAIIIGADQVLDFEGQIFSKPKTEEKAIEQLSKLQGKTHKLITSYALVSKDKQIVESVVSSMTMKALTQKQITNYVKRDQPLHSCGSYKLETLGIALFDKIDCPDHSAIIGLPLISLSKALTEFGIELL